Below is a genomic region from Jiangella gansuensis DSM 44835.
ACGCCGCGGTCGACATCGAAGGCCACGGCCGTCGCGGTGGCACCGAGCCCGTAGACCATGGTCATGACGAACACGCCCGGAAGCAGGAACTCGCGGTAGCTGCCGCCGTCCGGGACGGCCATGCCGCTGCCGAAGACGTACCCGAAGACGAGCACCATCATGATCGGGAGCGTGAAGTAGATGATGACCTCTTCCGGCGCCCGGACGACGTGCGCCATGTAGCGGCGGGTCATCACCCAGCCGTCGGCCACGGCCCAGCGCAGCCGGGGGAGCGGGGAGCGGGCGCTCGCGGACGCCGGCACCGCCGGGCGGTCGGTCAGGGTGGCGCTCATGCGGCACTCTCCTCGGTGGTCGGTGCGGCCGGGTGGCCGGTGAGCTGGAGGAACGCCTCGTCCAGGGTGGGCCGGCGCAGGCCGACGTCCTCGGCGTCGATGCTCTCGCGCTGCAGTTCACCGATGACGGCGCCGAGCGCGGCCATCCGGTCGCTGACGGGGGCGCTGACCCGGCGGATGTCGGTGTCGATCTCCGGGCGAGCGCCCGCGACCCGGCCGACGACGGCGGCCGCGGCGGGCAACTGCGTGGCGTCGCGGACCACGACCTCGATGCGATCGCCACCGATCTGCGCCTTGAGCTGGTCGGGAGAGCCCTCGGCCACCACCCGGCCGGTGTCGATGACGGAGATGCGGCCGGCCAGCTGGTCGGCCTCCTCCAGGTACTGCGTGGTCAGCAGCACGGTGGTTCCGCCGGCGACCAGTGCCCGCACGGCGTCCCACACGTCATTGCGGCTGCGTGGGTCCAGCCCGGTGGTGGGCTCGTCGAGGAACAGCACCTCCGGGGCGAGCACAAGACTGGCGGCCAGGTCGAGTCGGCGCCGCATGCCGCCGGAGTACGTACGGGCGGAGCGGTCGGCGGCCTCGGTGAGCGCGAACTGCTCCAGCAACTCGTCCGCCCGCCGCTGGGCGCCACGGACCCCGAGGTGGTAGAGGCGGCCGAACATCACCAGGTTCTGCCGACCGGACAGGGTCTCGTCGACGGCGGCGTACTGGCCGGTGAGGCCGATACGGCCGCGCACCTCGGCCGCCTCGCGCACGACGTCGTGGCCGGCAACCCGAGCGGTTCCGGAGTCGAACCTGAGCAACGTGGCGAGGATGCGTACGGCCGTGGTCTTGCCGGCGCCGTTCGGGCCGAGCAGGCCGTGGACCACCCCGCGTGGCACCTCGAGGTCGAAGCCGTCGAGGGCGTAGGCATCGCCATACCGCTTGCGCAGCCCAGCGGCGACGATGGCTGGATCAGTGGACGTCACGACAGCCTCCAGTCGAAAGTGTTTATGGTGTATACGTCGATATACGTTGTACACAGTTCTAGGATGAGCGTCAAGCCGGGCGACCTAGGGGAGTAGATGCCGACGGAGAACCAGCGGGCCGATCCGAACCGGACCCTCGACCTGCTCTGGGGTGCCCAGCCGCAGGCGACCCGGGGCCCGAAACCCGGCCTGAGCGTGGAGCGCATCGTCAGCACCGGCATCGAGATCGCCGACGCCGAGGGGCTGGCGGCGGTATCCATGCGCCGCATCGCCGACAACCTCGGCGTCACCACCATGTCGCTCTACAGGTACGTCCCCAGCAAGACCGACCTGCTGGAGCTCATGGTCGAAGCCGCGAGCGAGCCGGAGGCGCCACCGCCGCAGCTCACCGGCTGGCGCGAGCGGCTGCGCTGGCACGCGCTGGCGATCGCCGACACGTACCGTCGCCGGCCGTGGGCGCTCGACGTGCCACTGAACGCCCCGCCGATGGGACCTGCCCAGATCCGCCGCATGGAATACCTGCTGCAGGCGCTGGACGACACCGGCCTCAGCGGGCCGGAGATGCTCGGCATCCTGGTGATGCTCAGCGGTTACGTCCGCGGACACGCGCAACTGGCGTTCACCATGTCCGGCGTGGAGAACCGCACCGGAGCGCCGGAGGGGGAGTGGGACGCCGCTTACGGGCGGATGCTCACCACGTTCGTGACCGCTGAGCAGCACCCCGTCCTGGCCCGCATCGTCGCCCGGGACAGCTTCGACGGCTACGCCGACCCCGACCCGTGGCTGGGCGACGACTTCGCATTCGGTCTGGAGATCGTGCTGGACGGCATCGGCGCCTACCTCGAGCGTCGGACGCACCAGAGCTGACTGCGTGTGATCCGGACGGGGTGGGCGCCGGCCGGCAGCGCAGGGGAGGGGACGATACTGAGGTGTCGGCAGGCGCCGGCACTTCATCTCCAGATTCGCGACAGGAGCGGCAGATGGCTGGTACGGCTCAGATCGGCGTGACCGGGCTCGCGGTGATGGGCCGCAACCTGGCCCGCAACTTCGCCCGCAACGGCTTCGCGGTCGCGGTTCACAACCGCACCGCCAGCCGCACTCGTGATCTCGTCGAGCAGTTCGGCCACGAGGGCACGTTCGTGCCGGCGGAGTCCGCCGAGGAGTTCGTGGCCGCGCTGGAGCGCCCGCGCCGGCTGGTCATCATGGTCAAGGCGGGTGCACCGACCGACGCCGTCATCGAGGAGTTCGTGCCGCTGCTGGAGCCCGGCGACGTCGTCATCGACGGCGGCAACGCCCACTTCGCCGACACTCGCCGCCGTGAGGCGGCGCTGCGCGAAAGCGGCCTGCACTTCGTCGGCACCGGCATCTCCGGGGGAGAGGAAGGCGCACTGCTGGGACCCAGCATCATGCCCGGCGGCTCGGCGGAGTCGTACGAGTCGCTCGGCCCGATGCTGGAGATCATCGCCGCCAAGGCCGCGGACGGCACACCGTGCTGCACGCACGTGGGCGCCGACGGGGCCGGCCACTTCGTCAAGATGGTGCACAACGGCATCGAGTACGCCGACATGCAGCTGATCGCCGAGGCGTACGACCTGCTGCGGCGGGCCGCGGGCTACCAACCAGCCGACATCGCCAGGATATTCAAGGGCTGGAACTCCGGCCGCCTCGACTCCTACCTCATCGAGATCACCGCCGAGGTGCTGGCACACGTCGACGCCGCCACCGGCCGGCCGTTCGTCGACATCGTCGCCGACCAAGCGGAGCAGAAGGGCACCGGGCGCTGGACCGTGCAGCTCGCGCTGGATCTCGGCGTGCCGGTGAACGGCATCGCCGAGGCCGTGTTCGCCCGGTCGCTGTCCGGCCACGCGGAGCTTCGCGCCGTGGGCCGCGACCTCGCCGGCCCGGCGCCGGCCACGCTGGCGCCCGACGACGCCGAGCGATTCGCCGGCCAGGTCGAGCAGGCTCTCTACGCCTCGAAGGTCGTCTCGTACACGCAGGGTTTCCACCAGATGCAGGCAGCCGGCGCGGAATACGGCTGGGAGCTCGACCTCGGCGCCATCGCCGGTATCTGGCGGGGCGGCTGCATCATCCGCGCGGCCTTCCTCGACCGCATCACCGCCGCGTACGCCAAGGACCGCGCCCTGCCCAGCCTGCTGGCCGACGAGCAGTTCGCCGCGGAGATCGGCGCCGCTCAGGAGGCCTGGCGCACGGTTGTGGCGACGGCGGCACGGCTCGGCATCCCGGTACCGGGGTTCGCCACCGCGCTGTCGTACTACGACGCCCTGCGTGCCGAGCGGTTGCCGGCGGCGCTGACGCAGGGCCAGCGCGACTTCTTCGGCGCGCACACCTACCGGCGGGTCGACCGCGACGGTGTCTTCCACACGCTCTGGTCGCAGGACCGCAGCGAGGAGCAGCAGTCCTGACGCAACATCCATGACCCGCCCGCCCCAAATGATCACGTGCAGCATGGGTGCTCCCGCTTCACCAGGAATGCTTGCCTGGTGAAGCGGGAGTAGGCCTGGAGGGAGCACTCCGTCAATCATGGTTGACACGGGCCAGGCGTCAACATACGTTGACACCCATGAGACGGACACGGCGCACGGTGAATCACGACGGGGTCCGGCTCGCGGTCCGCGACAGTTCCACCCCCGGCGGCGACGACTCGGCCCGCCCGGCCGTCGTCCTCGTGCACGGCCTCGGGACGACCCAGCGCTCCTGGGACCTGGTCGCGTCGCGACTGGCAGAAGAGTGCCGAGTGGTCGCCTACGACCACCGAGGCCACGCCGGTCATCCGAATCGGCGACGGGGGAGTACACCATCTCCGCGCTGGTCACGGATCTCGTCGCGGTCCACGACGCGCTCGGGCTGCGCGAACCGGTGCTCGTCGGACATTCGCTCGGCGCGACGGTGGCGGTCGAAGCGGCCGTCCGCCGACCCTGCGCGGGCGTCGTCACCGTCGACGGCGGACTGCCGGTGAAGCTGCCGGCGGCCCTTGACGACCGCGCCACGTTCGATGTCGAGCTGCGCCGCCCACTGGTGCGGCTCGCGGGGTGGCTGGCAGCCCGGGCCGGCCACGGCCACCACCTCACAACCGACCAGTTGTGGCAGCTCACGCAGGAGCTGCGCCGCCGCGAGCGCGACCTCGACGCCGTCTACGAGCAGCTCACCGCCCCGGTGCTCCAGGTCCTGCCGGGCCGGGCCGACCCAGTGCCGTGGGGCGCGCAGGTGCACGCAGCCACCGACGCCGCGGCGAGCCGGTTCCGAGCCGCGCATCCCGGCGTGACTCAGCTGTGGCTCGATGCGGGGCACGCGATCCCACTGGAGCAACCGGCCGAGCTGGCCGCGGAGATCCGCCGGTTCGCGCTGGTCGAGCGATGAGCGCGCAGCGGTGAGCGCGCAGCGGTGAGCGCGCATCCGCCGGGGGAGTCGCATCACTCGGGGCGGCGCAGCACTTCCACCAGTGCGGCGACGCTGTGCTCCCCATGACCGGCCGCGGCCGCCCGGCGGATCAGGTCGTGCAACGGCGCCTGCCAGGCCGTGTCCACGCCCGCCTCGCGGCCGAACTCCTCATCCCAGGCGATGCCGGCGAGGAACAGGTTCACCGACGACGCCGCCGCGGAGTAGTCGCCGCTGTCGATCTCCTCGGCGAACGTCGGCAGCACCGATCCGATCATCTCCAGCCACGCGACGCTGTACGGCACGAGCGCACTCACCGGCAGTCCGCGTGCCTGGGCCGCGGCGGCACCCTGGAAGAAGCCCACCAGCGCCGGCAGGAGAGTGGCACCGACCGCCGACTCGTAGAACACCGCGAGATCCGGTTCGTCGCCCAGGAACTCGGTGCGCCCACCGAGCACCCGGAGCGTGTCTGAGTGTTCGTCGAATGCCGACCGGTCGCCGCCGTAATAGATCAGCGTGTCCGCGGCGCCGACCGCGGCCGGCACGTTCTTTACCGCCCCGTCGAGCACACGCGCGCCATGACCGGCGGCCCAGACGGCGAAATCGCGCGCGCTGGCCGGAACGCCGCTGTTCAGCGGCACCAACACCCTGCCGGACAGGGACGCCGTCGCCGGCTCCAGGGCCTGTCGGGTGTCGTCGTAACCGGTGAGGCACGTGACCACCAGCGGGCCGGCGCGCACCGCGTCGTCGACGGAGGCGGCGAGCGTGGCTCCGCGTTCGACCAGAGACGCGGCCTTGGCCGCGGTGCGGTTCCAGACGGTGGTGGGATGGCCGGCATCGAGGAACGCCTGGGCCAGCGCGGCGCCCATCGAGCCGAGGCCGACGACGGTCACCGGCGGGCGGCCTTGCGCGGTCATGGGGACTCCTGTCGTGGTGGTGATCGGGACACCGCCATCCTGAGCCGTTTACATGCAGTTCTACAAGTACCTACACTTCTGTTCGGTACCCACAGATGTGTATGTCAGGAGGTCAGATGGCCGAACGCACCTTCACCTGCGGCCTCGACGCCGCCGTCGCGGTGATGGGCGGCAAGTGGAAGGGCCTGATCCTGTTCATGCTGGCCGACGGGCCGCTGCGGTTCGGCCAACTACGCCGGGCGGTCGCCGGCATCAGCGAGCGGATGCTGATTCTGCAGCTTCGGGAACTGGAGACGGCTGGCCTGGTGCACCGGGAGTCGTACCACGAAGTGCCGCCGAGGGTCGAGTACTCGCTCACCGAGTTCGGCCGGTCGCTCAACGCCGCGCTGGCGCCTCTCGGGGAGTGGGGCGAAGACCACATGGACCGCATCGAGGCCATCGAGTGGGACGCGATCCGCGGCTGAGGGAGGGGCGTCAGACCCCTCCCGGCCCTGGATCGTGACTAGTTGACATAATGTGCATTATCGGCGACCTGGTGATGAGACGATGACTGGCCACTGATCTGGCGCATCGTGCCAACTACATGGCGGTTCGCGTGGCGGCGCAAGCCTCTGGCCCGACCTACACAGGCAATGCCTACTGGCGTTCATCTTTCGTCCAGGACCACTGGGTGAGCCAGCCAGGAAGATCGCCGACCGTCCCTTCGCCGGCCACGTCGGCGAGTGCCTCGACCATCGTGTCGAAGCGGGCAACGCCGAGCTGGCGCCGCCAGCGGTCCATGACGTGGTCGAAGACGGCAGCGCTGGCCGCCAGCAAATCCTCGGCGCGGGACGTGCGACGCAGCAGTACCGCACGTCGATCCCCCGGCACCGAGTCCCGTGCGACGTACCCAGCCCTCTCCAGGCCGGCCGTGGTCTTGGCTGCCGCCTGCTTCGAGACGCCGAGACGCTGACCGAGCTCGTTGATCGTGCACCCGTCGGGACCGATCGCCTGGAGCACGAATCCGTGCAGCGGCCGAGCTTCGGGATGACCCTGCGCGGCGAGCTCGCCGTGGAGCGCGTCGACGCCGTCACGGAACGCACCGGCCAGGAGCAGGACAACGCGCCATCCAGGCTCGCTCACCAGCGCACCTCCGCAATCGTCAACCTGGTTGACGATATCGCATCCGGGCCTTACGGTGCTAGACAACCACGTTGTCTATTCCAGGGAACCGATATGACCGCCGCCAGAATCGCTCTCTCGGGTGCCCGCCTCACCGAGACGCCGAACGCCTCCATGATCACCCTCGCCTCACCCACGCAGGGCGGCACCAAGACGCTGAGCCTGTGGCGCGTCACCATGCGCCCCGGCCAGCGCGGCCCCCAGCACACCTTCGACGTCGAGCAGGCGTGGCACCTGCTCGACGGTACGGCGACCATCGCCGTCGACGCTGAGAGCATCGACCTGACGTCCGGTGACACCGTGGTCCTCCCCGCCGGAATCCCGCGCCAGGTCGGCACCGATTCCGGCGCCGTGTTCGTCGTCACCGGCCTGGCCAGCGGATCGGCCACCCCGATCTCACCGGACGGGCCCGGAGAGCCGGTGTCCCCCGCCTGGATCGCGTGACACAACCGCCGCGCTTCGGACAGCGTGCGAGCACCGGTCCGAGGTCGGATGTGCACCTGGGCCGTTGATCTCGGAGTAGGCCGGCCATGTCCTGGCAATTGTGCCCT
It encodes:
- a CDS encoding MarR family winged helix-turn-helix transcriptional regulator, which gives rise to MSEPGWRVVLLLAGAFRDGVDALHGELAAQGHPEARPLHGFVLQAIGPDGCTINELGQRLGVSKQAAAKTTAGLERAGYVARDSVPGDRRAVLLRRTSRAEDLLAASAAVFDHVMDRWRRQLGVARFDTMVEALADVAGEGTVGDLPGWLTQWSWTKDERQ
- a CDS encoding cupin domain-containing protein, with amino-acid sequence MTAARIALSGARLTETPNASMITLASPTQGGTKTLSLWRVTMRPGQRGPQHTFDVEQAWHLLDGTATIAVDAESIDLTSGDTVVLPAGIPRQVGTDSGAVFVVTGLASGSATPISPDGPGEPVSPAWIA
- a CDS encoding winged helix-turn-helix transcriptional regulator, translating into MAERTFTCGLDAAVAVMGGKWKGLILFMLADGPLRFGQLRRAVAGISERMLILQLRELETAGLVHRESYHEVPPRVEYSLTEFGRSLNAALAPLGEWGEDHMDRIEAIEWDAIRG
- a CDS encoding TetR/AcrR family transcriptional regulator is translated as MPTENQRADPNRTLDLLWGAQPQATRGPKPGLSVERIVSTGIEIADAEGLAAVSMRRIADNLGVTTMSLYRYVPSKTDLLELMVEAASEPEAPPPQLTGWRERLRWHALAIADTYRRRPWALDVPLNAPPMGPAQIRRMEYLLQALDDTGLSGPEMLGILVMLSGYVRGHAQLAFTMSGVENRTGAPEGEWDAAYGRMLTTFVTAEQHPVLARIVARDSFDGYADPDPWLGDDFAFGLEIVLDGIGAYLERRTHQS
- a CDS encoding ATP-binding cassette domain-containing protein, with the translated sequence MTSTDPAIVAAGLRKRYGDAYALDGFDLEVPRGVVHGLLGPNGAGKTTAVRILATLLRFDSGTARVAGHDVVREAAEVRGRIGLTGQYAAVDETLSGRQNLVMFGRLYHLGVRGAQRRADELLEQFALTEAADRSARTYSGGMRRRLDLAASLVLAPEVLFLDEPTTGLDPRSRNDVWDAVRALVAGGTTVLLTTQYLEEADQLAGRISVIDTGRVVAEGSPDQLKAQIGGDRIEVVVRDATQLPAAAAVVGRVAGARPEIDTDIRRVSAPVSDRMAALGAVIGELQRESIDAEDVGLRRPTLDEAFLQLTGHPAAPTTEESAA
- a CDS encoding NAD(P)-dependent oxidoreductase, which codes for MTAQGRPPVTVVGLGSMGAALAQAFLDAGHPTTVWNRTAAKAASLVERGATLAASVDDAVRAGPLVVTCLTGYDDTRQALEPATASLSGRVLVPLNSGVPASARDFAVWAAGHGARVLDGAVKNVPAAVGAADTLIYYGGDRSAFDEHSDTLRVLGGRTEFLGDEPDLAVFYESAVGATLLPALVGFFQGAAAAQARGLPVSALVPYSVAWLEMIGSVLPTFAEEIDSGDYSAAASSVNLFLAGIAWDEEFGREAGVDTAWQAPLHDLIRRAAAAGHGEHSVAALVEVLRRPE
- the gndA gene encoding NADP-dependent phosphogluconate dehydrogenase; translation: MAGTAQIGVTGLAVMGRNLARNFARNGFAVAVHNRTASRTRDLVEQFGHEGTFVPAESAEEFVAALERPRRLVIMVKAGAPTDAVIEEFVPLLEPGDVVIDGGNAHFADTRRREAALRESGLHFVGTGISGGEEGALLGPSIMPGGSAESYESLGPMLEIIAAKAADGTPCCTHVGADGAGHFVKMVHNGIEYADMQLIAEAYDLLRRAAGYQPADIARIFKGWNSGRLDSYLIEITAEVLAHVDAATGRPFVDIVADQAEQKGTGRWTVQLALDLGVPVNGIAEAVFARSLSGHAELRAVGRDLAGPAPATLAPDDAERFAGQVEQALYASKVVSYTQGFHQMQAAGAEYGWELDLGAIAGIWRGGCIIRAAFLDRITAAYAKDRALPSLLADEQFAAEIGAAQEAWRTVVATAARLGIPVPGFATALSYYDALRAERLPAALTQGQRDFFGAHTYRRVDRDGVFHTLWSQDRSEEQQS